A genomic window from Streptomyces sp. HUAS YS2 includes:
- a CDS encoding DUF6059 family protein → MRRSGESGTWLRRLWHGAAAGLAAVGQSFGAFTTPECYNLASAYAAACGFPTTGPVAADAAMAGASEGSPGPGHPERLVGGPLSARPAEERAIWAQLDGVWESVDP, encoded by the coding sequence GTGCGGCGCTCCGGTGAGTCCGGTACATGGCTGCGGCGACTGTGGCACGGGGCGGCGGCCGGACTGGCCGCCGTGGGCCAGAGCTTCGGCGCCTTCACCACCCCCGAGTGCTACAACCTCGCGAGCGCCTACGCGGCGGCCTGCGGATTTCCGACGACGGGCCCGGTGGCGGCCGACGCCGCGATGGCCGGCGCCTCGGAGGGGTCCCCGGGGCCCGGGCATCCCGAACGCCTGGTCGGCGGGCCGCTCTCGGCGAGACCCGCCGAGGAGCGGGCGATCTGGGCGCAGTTGGACGGGGTGTGGGAGAGCGTCGACCCGTGA
- a CDS encoding IucA/IucC family siderophore biosynthesis protein: MNPVAHLTPARWADANRALIRKGLAEFAHERLLAPEDLGNGTYRVLSDDGRTEYRFTATRYALDHWQIEPESITRSRRGTELPLDALEFITELRNALALTDEILPVYLEEITSTLAGTAYKATKPRITAAELAGADFQAIETGMTEGHPCFVANNGRLGFGVDEYRAYAPEAASPIRLIWLAARRDRTTFTAGADIAYDSFIRAELGDTAVDGFAETLASRGLDLADYLLMPAHPWQWWNKLSVTFAAEVAQERLVYLGEGDDEYLAQQSIRTFFNTSDPSKHYVKTALSVLNMGFMRGLSAAYMEATPAINDWLAGLIEADPVLKDARFSIIRERAAIGYRHLEYEAATDRYSPYRKMLAALWRESPVAGLEQGERLATMASLLHVDHEGKSLAAALIRRSGLPPKEWLTRYLDAYLLPVLHSFYAYDLAYMPHGENVILVLDERGAVVRAVFKDIAEEICVMDPAAVLPPAVERIRADVPEDMKLLSVFTDVFDCFFRFLAATLAAEGVLDEDGFWETVAACVHSYQESVPELADKFARYDMFAGTFALSALNRLQLRNNKQMVDLADPSGALQLVGDLVNPIARFAR; encoded by the coding sequence ATGAACCCCGTCGCGCACCTCACCCCTGCCCGCTGGGCCGACGCCAACCGCGCGCTGATCCGCAAGGGCCTGGCCGAGTTCGCCCACGAGCGCCTGCTGGCGCCGGAGGACCTCGGGAACGGCACGTACCGGGTGCTGTCGGACGACGGCAGGACGGAGTACCGCTTCACCGCGACCCGTTATGCCCTGGACCACTGGCAGATCGAGCCGGAGTCGATCACCCGCAGCCGAAGAGGCACGGAACTCCCCCTGGACGCCCTGGAGTTCATCACCGAACTGCGAAATGCGCTGGCCCTGACGGACGAGATCCTGCCGGTCTACCTGGAGGAGATCACCTCCACCCTGGCCGGCACGGCGTACAAGGCGACCAAGCCCCGGATCACCGCCGCGGAGCTGGCCGGCGCGGACTTCCAGGCGATCGAGACCGGGATGACCGAGGGCCACCCGTGCTTCGTCGCCAACAACGGCCGGCTCGGCTTCGGCGTGGACGAGTACCGCGCGTACGCCCCGGAGGCCGCGTCCCCGATCCGGCTGATCTGGCTGGCCGCGCGCCGCGACCGCACCACCTTCACGGCCGGCGCGGACATCGCGTACGACTCCTTCATCCGCGCGGAACTGGGCGACACGGCGGTCGACGGCTTCGCCGAGACGCTGGCGTCGCGCGGCCTGGACCTGGCCGACTACCTGCTGATGCCGGCGCACCCCTGGCAGTGGTGGAACAAACTGTCCGTCACGTTCGCGGCGGAGGTGGCACAGGAGCGCCTCGTCTACCTGGGCGAGGGCGACGACGAGTACCTGGCCCAGCAGTCGATCCGCACGTTCTTCAACACCTCCGACCCGTCGAAGCACTACGTCAAGACGGCGCTCTCGGTGCTCAACATGGGCTTCATGCGGGGCCTTTCGGCCGCGTACATGGAGGCCACGCCGGCGATCAACGACTGGCTGGCGGGCCTGATCGAGGCGGACCCGGTGCTGAAGGACGCCCGCTTCTCGATCATCCGCGAGCGCGCGGCGATCGGCTACCGGCACCTGGAGTACGAGGCGGCGACCGACCGCTACTCCCCGTACCGCAAGATGCTGGCGGCGCTGTGGCGGGAGAGCCCGGTGGCCGGTCTTGAGCAGGGCGAGCGGCTCGCGACGATGGCCTCCCTCCTCCACGTGGACCACGAGGGCAAGTCGCTCGCGGCGGCGCTGATCCGTCGCTCGGGCCTGCCGCCGAAGGAATGGCTGACCCGGTACCTGGACGCCTACCTGCTTCCGGTGCTGCACAGCTTCTACGCGTACGACCTGGCGTACATGCCGCACGGCGAGAACGTGATCCTGGTCCTCGACGAGCGGGGCGCGGTGGTGCGCGCGGTGTTCAAGGACATCGCCGAGGAGATCTGCGTGATGGACCCGGCCGCGGTCCTGCCGCCGGCGGTGGAGCGGATCCGTGCCGACGTCCCCGAGGACATGAAGCTGCTGTCGGTCTTCACCGACGTCTTCGACTGCTTCTTCCGCTTCCTGGCGGCGACGCTGGCGGCGGAGGGCGTACTCGACGAGGACGGCTTCTGGGAGACGGTCGCGGCCTGCGTCCACAGCTACCAGGAGTCGGTCCCGGAGCTGGCGGACAAGTTCGCCCGGTACGACATGTTCGCCGGCACCTTCGCCCTCTCCGCCCTCAACCGCCTCCAGCTGCGCAACAACAAGCAGATGGTGGACCTGGCGGACCCGTCCGGCGCGCTGCAGCTCGTCGGCGACCTGGTGAACCCGATCGCGCGGTTCGCCCGATAG
- a CDS encoding pyridoxal phosphate-dependent decarboxylase family protein, with translation MRSHLLNDATADRYRRSVSEGVERVAEHLAATRRPFTGITPQELAPVVDAVDLDRPLGDTSAALDELQDVYLRDAVYFHHPRYLGHLNCPVVIPAVLGEAVLSAVNSSLDTWDQSAGATLIERKLIGWTAGRIGLGPSADGVFTSGGTQSNLQALLLAREESGAQDASKLRIFSSECSHFSVQKSAQLLGLGREAVVPIPVDRHKRMQSVVLAAELAACRAEGLIPMAIVATAGTTDFGSIDPLQEIAALAAEYGAWMHVDAAYGCGLLASRTRRHLLDGIERADSVTVDYHKSFFQPVSSSALVVRDVATLRHATYHADYLNPRRTVAEQIPNQVDKSLQTTRRFDALKLWMTLRVMGADGVGELFDEVCDLAEAGHALLAADPRYDVVVAPQLSTLVYRYIPAAVTSPAEIDRANLYARKALFASGEAVVAGTRVDGRQYLKFTLLNPETTVADIAAVLDLIAGHAEQYLGETLVHAAS, from the coding sequence ATGCGCTCGCACCTGCTCAACGATGCGACGGCGGACCGCTACCGTCGCTCCGTCTCCGAAGGAGTCGAGCGGGTGGCGGAACACCTCGCCGCCACGCGACGGCCGTTCACCGGCATCACCCCGCAGGAGCTGGCCCCCGTCGTCGACGCCGTCGACCTCGACCGGCCGCTCGGCGACACCTCCGCCGCCCTGGACGAACTGCAGGATGTCTACCTCCGCGACGCCGTGTACTTCCACCACCCGCGCTACCTCGGCCACCTCAACTGCCCGGTCGTCATCCCCGCCGTGCTCGGCGAGGCGGTGCTCTCCGCGGTCAACTCGAGCCTCGACACCTGGGACCAGAGCGCAGGCGCAACCCTCATCGAGCGGAAACTGATCGGCTGGACGGCCGGCCGGATCGGCCTCGGCCCCTCCGCCGACGGCGTGTTCACCAGCGGCGGCACCCAGTCCAACCTCCAGGCGCTGCTCCTCGCCCGCGAGGAGTCCGGAGCGCAGGACGCGTCGAAGCTGCGCATCTTCTCCTCCGAGTGCAGCCACTTCAGCGTGCAGAAGTCGGCCCAGCTGCTCGGCCTCGGCCGCGAGGCCGTCGTCCCGATCCCGGTCGACCGGCACAAGCGGATGCAGTCCGTGGTCCTCGCCGCCGAGCTCGCCGCCTGTCGCGCCGAGGGCCTGATCCCGATGGCCATCGTCGCCACCGCCGGCACCACCGACTTCGGCTCCATCGACCCGCTCCAGGAGATCGCCGCGCTGGCCGCCGAGTACGGCGCCTGGATGCACGTCGACGCCGCGTACGGCTGCGGACTGCTCGCCTCGCGCACCCGCCGCCACCTCCTCGACGGCATCGAGCGGGCCGACTCTGTCACCGTGGACTACCACAAGTCCTTCTTCCAGCCGGTGAGTTCCTCGGCGCTGGTGGTCCGCGACGTCGCCACCCTGCGGCACGCCACGTACCACGCCGACTACCTCAATCCTCGCCGCACGGTGGCCGAGCAGATCCCCAACCAGGTGGACAAGTCGCTCCAGACCACGCGCCGCTTCGACGCGCTCAAGCTGTGGATGACCCTGCGTGTGATGGGCGCCGACGGCGTCGGCGAGCTCTTCGACGAGGTCTGCGACCTCGCCGAGGCCGGCCACGCCCTGCTCGCCGCCGACCCGCGCTACGACGTGGTCGTCGCCCCCCAGCTCTCCACGCTCGTCTACCGCTACATCCCCGCCGCCGTCACCTCCCCCGCCGAGATCGACCGCGCCAACCTCTACGCCCGCAAGGCGCTCTTCGCCTCCGGCGAGGCCGTGGTCGCGGGCACCAGGGTCGACGGCCGGCAGTACCTGAAGTTCACCCTGCTCAACCCCGAGACGACGGTCGCCGACATCGCCGCCGTCCTTGACCTGATCGCCGGCCACGCCGAGCAGTACCTGGGAGAGACCCTTGTCCACGCAGCCTCTTGA
- a CDS encoding holo-ACP synthase yields the protein MRRPVRTAPAPGAPGTGVVGVGIDVAAVTRFGEALERNPGLADRLFTPAELRLPSGARRGAASLAARFAAKEAVAKVLGAPGGLRWHDTEVRTGPGGRPALHVRGSVATEAARHGIKSWHLSLTHDAGVASAVVIASA from the coding sequence CTGCGGCGCCCCGTACGGACGGCCCCGGCGCCGGGCGCCCCCGGAACCGGCGTCGTGGGCGTCGGGATCGACGTGGCCGCCGTGACCCGGTTCGGCGAGGCCCTGGAGCGCAACCCGGGCCTCGCCGACCGGCTGTTCACCCCGGCCGAACTGCGCCTGCCGTCCGGCGCCCGGCGCGGCGCGGCCTCCCTGGCCGCGCGGTTCGCCGCCAAGGAGGCCGTGGCCAAGGTCCTGGGGGCGCCCGGCGGGCTCCGCTGGCACGACACCGAGGTCCGCACCGGCCCCGGCGGGCGCCCCGCGCTGCACGTCCGGGGCAGCGTCGCGACGGAGGCCGCCCGGCACGGCATCAAGTCATGGCACCTGTCGCTCACTCACGACGCGGGCGTGGCCTCCGCGGTCGTCATCGCCTCCGCCTGA
- a CDS encoding GNAT family N-acetyltransferase — MTVTFRPLDPLKDAELIHPWVTHPKAAFWMMQEAQLQDVEREYMAIAAHPHHDAFIGLVDGEPAFLMERYDPAKVDLVGLYEAQPGDVGMHFLVAPSDTPVHGFTRRVITAVMRELFADPAAARVVVEPDVRNTAVHALNEAVGFVPDREIQKPEKKALLSFCTRAQFEAAVGVSGAAI, encoded by the coding sequence ATGACCGTGACCTTCCGCCCCCTCGACCCCCTGAAGGACGCCGAGCTGATCCATCCGTGGGTCACGCACCCCAAGGCGGCCTTCTGGATGATGCAGGAGGCGCAACTCCAGGACGTGGAGCGCGAGTACATGGCGATCGCCGCCCACCCGCACCACGACGCGTTCATCGGCCTCGTCGACGGCGAGCCGGCCTTCCTGATGGAGCGCTACGACCCGGCGAAGGTGGACCTGGTCGGCCTGTACGAGGCGCAGCCCGGCGATGTCGGCATGCACTTCCTCGTCGCGCCGTCCGACACCCCGGTGCACGGCTTCACCCGCAGGGTCATCACCGCCGTGATGCGCGAGCTGTTCGCCGACCCGGCGGCCGCCCGCGTGGTGGTCGAGCCGGACGTCCGCAACACGGCGGTGCACGCACTGAACGAGGCCGTCGGTTTCGTCCCCGATCGGGAGATCCAGAAGCCGGAGAAGAAGGCCCTGCTGAGCTTCTGCACCCGCGCGCAGTTCGAGGCCGCCGTGGGCGTCTCGGGGGCCGCCATATGA
- a CDS encoding beta-N-acetylhexosaminidase, with protein sequence MRQRRTFPAFPRVLGALLLVAAAGISCVAASPAAAGAVVEPVTRPLGQVVPAPASVSPGGAPFTLTATTRIRVDQDSAPAVAVGEYLAGLLRPSTGYPLPVTDDTGRGGILLRLSDRDTALGDEGYRLQSGRGGVTLTARTPAGLFHAVQTLRQQLPSAVERRTVQPGPWNVAGGTVTDTPRYAWRGAMLDVSRHFFTVDQVKRYVDQLALYKINKLHLHLSDDQGWRIAVDSWPRLATYGGSTQVGGGAGGYYTKDDYKAIVAYAASRHLEVVPEIDMPGHTNAALASYAELNCTGIAPPLYTGTDVGFSSLCVAKDVTYDFVDDVIRELAALTPGQYLHIGGDEAHSTSHADYVAFMNRVQPLVAKYGKTVVGWHQLTGATPAAGALAQYWGLDGTSAAEKEQVAAAARGGTGLILSPADRIYLDMKYDRNTELGLAWAGYVEVQRSYDWDPGAYLPGAPASAVRGVEAPLWTETLSTSAHLDKMAFPRLPGVAELGWSPAATHDWNAYKPRLAAQGPRFEALGIDYYRSPQIPWP encoded by the coding sequence GTGAGACAGCGCAGAACGTTTCCCGCGTTTCCCCGTGTGCTCGGCGCCCTGCTGCTCGTCGCGGCGGCCGGGATCTCCTGTGTCGCGGCCTCGCCCGCGGCGGCCGGTGCCGTCGTCGAGCCCGTGACCCGGCCGCTCGGGCAGGTGGTTCCCGCGCCCGCGTCGGTCAGCCCCGGGGGCGCCCCGTTCACCTTGACCGCCACCACCCGCATCCGGGTCGACCAGGACTCCGCGCCTGCCGTGGCCGTCGGCGAGTACCTCGCCGGGCTCCTGCGCCCCTCCACCGGCTACCCGCTGCCCGTCACCGACGACACGGGGCGCGGCGGGATCCTGCTGCGGCTCAGCGACCGGGACACCGCCCTCGGCGACGAGGGGTACCGCCTGCAGTCCGGCCGGGGCGGTGTCACCCTCACCGCCCGCACGCCCGCCGGTCTCTTCCACGCGGTCCAGACGCTGCGCCAGCAGCTGCCCTCGGCGGTGGAGCGGCGGACCGTACAGCCGGGGCCCTGGAACGTCGCCGGTGGCACCGTCACCGACACGCCCCGGTACGCCTGGCGGGGCGCGATGCTCGACGTCTCCCGGCACTTCTTCACGGTCGACCAGGTCAAGCGCTACGTCGACCAGCTCGCCCTCTACAAGATCAACAAGCTGCATCTGCACCTCAGCGACGACCAGGGCTGGCGGATCGCCGTCGACTCCTGGCCCCGCCTCGCCACCTACGGCGGCTCCACCCAGGTCGGCGGCGGAGCGGGCGGGTACTACACCAAGGACGACTACAAGGCGATCGTCGCCTACGCGGCCTCCCGCCATCTCGAGGTCGTCCCCGAGATCGACATGCCCGGCCACACCAACGCGGCCCTCGCCTCGTACGCCGAGCTGAACTGCACCGGGATCGCGCCGCCGCTCTACACCGGCACCGACGTCGGGTTCAGCTCGCTGTGCGTGGCCAAGGACGTCACGTACGACTTCGTGGACGACGTGATCCGCGAGCTCGCCGCGCTCACCCCCGGCCAGTACCTCCACATCGGCGGCGACGAGGCGCACTCCACCAGCCACGCCGACTACGTCGCCTTCATGAACCGGGTCCAGCCGCTGGTCGCGAAGTACGGCAAGACCGTCGTCGGCTGGCACCAGCTCACCGGCGCCACCCCGGCCGCCGGCGCGCTCGCCCAGTACTGGGGCCTCGACGGCACCTCCGCCGCCGAGAAGGAGCAGGTCGCCGCCGCGGCACGGGGCGGCACCGGGCTGATCCTGTCGCCCGCCGACCGGATCTACCTCGACATGAAGTACGACCGGAACACCGAACTCGGCCTCGCCTGGGCCGGCTACGTCGAGGTGCAGCGCTCCTACGACTGGGACCCGGGCGCGTACCTGCCCGGCGCGCCCGCGTCGGCGGTACGGGGCGTCGAGGCGCCGCTGTGGACCGAGACCCTCTCCACGTCCGCGCACCTCGACAAGATGGCGTTCCCGCGCCTCCCGGGCGTCGCGGAACTCGGCTGGTCCCCGGCCGCGACGCACGACTGGAACGCCTACAAGCCGCGCCTCGCGGCTCAGGGGCCGCGCTTCGAGGCCCTCGGCATCGACTATTACCGTTCGCCGCAGATCCCCTGGCCGTAG
- a CDS encoding siderophore-interacting protein — protein MTNAETAPFRFFPLQVDRTRRLGPSLVRVTFTGPDLKDFASGGRDQSLSLFLPHPGQEAPVLPPLDDPDLYAILGAWRAMPDDERAVMRSYTVREQRTEPNEVDIDFALHGVTSAADAAGVGPACRWAQQARTGDRVVVLGPAVPANTGVRFQLPEDADSVLIWADETALPAASAILEWLPAETRAQVFLEVPHSGDRMELATEADATVTWLVREEGAPSAVEAVRAAELPGADPYVWIAGESGSVKALRRHFVAERGLDRRRVTFVGYWRKGLSEDALREVPDDTQDDTQDEAA, from the coding sequence ATGACGAACGCCGAGACCGCCCCGTTCAGGTTCTTCCCCCTCCAGGTAGACAGGACGAGGCGGCTCGGCCCGTCCCTGGTCCGCGTCACCTTCACCGGGCCGGACCTGAAGGACTTCGCCTCCGGGGGCCGCGACCAGTCGCTCTCCCTCTTCCTGCCGCACCCCGGCCAGGAAGCCCCCGTCCTGCCGCCGCTCGACGACCCGGACCTGTACGCGATCCTGGGCGCCTGGCGCGCGATGCCGGACGACGAGCGGGCCGTGATGCGCTCGTACACCGTCCGCGAGCAGCGCACCGAGCCGAACGAGGTCGACATCGACTTCGCCCTCCATGGTGTGACATCAGCTGCTGACGCAGCGGGCGTCGGCCCCGCCTGCCGCTGGGCCCAGCAGGCCAGGACCGGCGACCGGGTCGTCGTCCTGGGCCCGGCCGTCCCCGCGAACACCGGGGTGCGCTTCCAGCTCCCCGAGGACGCCGACTCCGTACTGATCTGGGCGGACGAGACCGCGCTGCCGGCCGCGTCCGCGATCCTGGAGTGGCTGCCCGCCGAGACCCGCGCCCAGGTGTTCCTCGAAGTGCCGCACTCCGGCGACCGCATGGAGCTCGCGACCGAGGCGGACGCCACGGTCACCTGGCTGGTACGCGAGGAGGGCGCGCCGTCCGCGGTGGAGGCGGTGCGCGCGGCCGAACTGCCTGGCGCGGACCCGTACGTGTGGATCGCCGGCGAGTCCGGCTCCGTGAAGGCGCTGCGGCGTCATTTCGTGGCGGAGCGCGGACTCGACCGCCGCCGGGTCACGTTCGTCGGCTACTGGCGCAAGGGCCTGTCCGAGGACGCCCTGCGCGAGGTCCCGGACGACACCCAGGACGACACCCAGGACGAGGCGGCATAG
- a CDS encoding lysine N(6)-hydroxylase/L-ornithine N(5)-oxygenase family protein — MSTQPLDFIGIGLGPFNLGLACLTEPIDELNGLFLESKPDFEWHSGMFLEGAHLQTPFMSDLVTLADPTSPYSFLNYLKEKGRLYSFYIRENFYPLRTEYNDYCRWAAGKLSGVRFSTTVTQVTYDETAGQYVVATDTGETFRAARLVLGTGTPAYVPESCRDLGGDAIHNSRYLPDKEALQRKKSITLVGSGQSAAEIYYDLLSEIDVHGYQLNWVTRSPRFFPLEYTKLTLEMTSPEYVDYFHALPEQTRYRLETQQKGLFKGIDGELIDAIFDLLYQKNLAGPVATRLLTNSALRTAAYDGASGTYTLGFHQEEQEKDFTVDTEGLILATGYKYSVPAFLEPVRDRLRWDGQGRFDVARNYSIDTTGRAVFLQNAGVHTHSITSPDLGMGAYRNAYIVREMLGREYYPVEKTIAFQEFAA; from the coding sequence TTGTCCACGCAGCCTCTTGATTTCATCGGCATCGGGCTCGGCCCCTTCAACCTCGGCCTGGCCTGCCTCACCGAGCCGATCGACGAGCTGAACGGCCTCTTCCTTGAGTCCAAGCCGGACTTCGAGTGGCACTCGGGGATGTTCCTCGAAGGCGCCCACCTCCAGACGCCGTTCATGTCCGACCTGGTCACCCTGGCCGACCCCACGTCGCCGTATTCCTTCCTCAACTACCTGAAGGAGAAGGGCCGGCTGTACTCGTTCTACATCCGCGAGAACTTCTATCCGCTGCGCACCGAGTACAACGACTACTGCCGCTGGGCCGCCGGCAAGCTGAGCGGCGTCCGCTTCTCGACGACCGTGACGCAGGTGACGTACGACGAGACGGCGGGGCAGTACGTCGTCGCCACGGACACCGGAGAAACGTTCCGCGCGGCCCGGCTGGTCCTCGGCACCGGCACCCCCGCGTACGTCCCCGAGTCCTGCCGGGACCTCGGCGGCGACGCGATCCACAACTCGCGCTACCTCCCCGACAAGGAGGCGCTCCAGCGCAAGAAGTCGATCACCCTGGTCGGCAGCGGCCAGAGCGCCGCCGAGATCTACTACGACCTGCTCTCCGAGATCGACGTCCACGGCTACCAGCTGAACTGGGTGACCCGCTCCCCCCGCTTCTTCCCGCTGGAGTACACCAAGCTCACCCTGGAGATGACCTCGCCGGAGTACGTGGACTACTTCCACGCCCTCCCCGAGCAGACCCGCTACCGGCTGGAGACCCAGCAGAAGGGCCTGTTCAAGGGCATCGACGGCGAGCTGATCGACGCCATCTTCGACCTGCTCTACCAGAAGAACCTGGCCGGCCCGGTCGCCACCCGCCTCCTCACCAACTCGGCGCTGCGGACGGCCGCGTACGACGGGGCGAGCGGCACGTACACGCTGGGCTTCCACCAGGAGGAGCAGGAGAAGGACTTCACGGTGGACACCGAGGGCCTGATCCTCGCCACCGGCTACAAGTACTCCGTCCCCGCCTTCCTGGAGCCGGTCCGCGACCGCCTCCGCTGGGACGGACAGGGCCGCTTCGACGTGGCCCGCAACTACTCGATCGACACGACGGGCCGCGCCGTCTTCCTGCAGAACGCCGGCGTCCACACCCACTCCATCACCTCGCCCGACCTGGGCATGGGCGCGTACCGCAACGCGTACATCGTCCGGGAGATGCTCGGCCGCGAGTACTACCCCGTCGAGAAGACCATCGCCTTCCAGGAGTTCGCCGCATGA
- a CDS encoding ABC transporter substrate-binding protein, which produces MSSNARATHLTRRGLLAAGSALGLGAALAACGSETKSGSAAKSGKGGPWEFKDDRGQVVKAASTPKNIVAFTGTAAALKDFGVEVVGVFGPTTVKDPKTGAVTPDVQAGDLDIKKVKVIGNVWGEFKIEEYLKLNPDVLITDMWEKNDLWYVPAEQKDKILKVAPSVALWAADKSMPAVLQRHADLAASLGADVKTKQIQDDKKRFEAAAERVRQAAKGKKDIKVLIGSGSPDLFYVSTPVRPTDTLYFKELGVNLVVPTKLDQAGWFEGLSWENVGKYAADIIMLDNRTSALQPEALKSKPTWAALPAVKAGQVIPRVTEPVYSYAKCAPLLEDLAKALENAKKVA; this is translated from the coding sequence ATGTCCAGCAACGCCCGAGCCACCCATCTCACCCGTCGCGGCCTGCTCGCCGCGGGCAGCGCCCTCGGGCTCGGCGCGGCGCTCGCCGCCTGCGGCTCCGAGACCAAGTCCGGTTCCGCCGCGAAGTCCGGGAAGGGTGGCCCCTGGGAGTTCAAGGACGACCGCGGCCAGGTCGTGAAGGCCGCGTCCACCCCGAAGAACATCGTCGCCTTCACCGGCACCGCCGCCGCGCTGAAGGACTTCGGCGTCGAGGTCGTCGGCGTCTTCGGCCCGACCACGGTGAAGGACCCGAAGACCGGCGCGGTGACGCCCGACGTCCAGGCCGGCGACCTCGACATCAAGAAGGTCAAGGTCATCGGCAACGTCTGGGGCGAGTTCAAGATCGAGGAGTACCTCAAGCTCAACCCCGATGTCCTCATCACCGACATGTGGGAGAAGAACGACCTCTGGTACGTCCCGGCCGAGCAGAAGGACAAGATCCTCAAGGTCGCCCCGTCCGTCGCCCTGTGGGCCGCCGACAAGTCCATGCCGGCCGTGCTCCAGCGCCACGCCGACCTCGCCGCCTCGCTGGGCGCCGACGTCAAGACCAAGCAGATCCAGGACGACAAGAAGCGCTTCGAGGCAGCCGCCGAGCGCGTCCGCCAGGCCGCCAAGGGCAAGAAGGACATCAAGGTCCTGATCGGCTCCGGCTCCCCCGACCTCTTCTACGTCTCCACGCCGGTCCGCCCGACCGACACGCTCTACTTCAAGGAGCTGGGCGTCAACCTGGTCGTCCCGACCAAGCTGGACCAGGCCGGCTGGTTCGAGGGTCTGAGCTGGGAGAACGTCGGCAAGTACGCGGCCGACATCATCATGCTCGACAACCGCACCTCGGCCCTGCAGCCGGAGGCCCTGAAGTCCAAGCCGACCTGGGCCGCGCTGCCCGCCGTCAAGGCCGGCCAGGTCATCCCGCGGGTGACCGAGCCCGTCTACTCGTACGCCAAGTGCGCCCCGCTCCTGGAGGACCTGGCCAAGGCCCTCGAGAACGCGAAGAAGGTGGCCTGA